The proteins below are encoded in one region of Bremerella sp. P1:
- a CDS encoding DUF1552 domain-containing protein, protein MSNQLSRRTFLRASGIAMGLPLLSSMGATRLLAKDESGEQSDVRRMLAICAPLGIHTPNLFPEKAGKDYELTPYLKPMASLRDKFSVISGIMHPNVDGGHAAEKSFLTGAAHPGQPSFQNTISVDQLAAEQLGYKTRFGSLTLAVDHNSLSYTRSGVQIPAENRPSKLFAKLFLEGSQQEKEEQMRRIEDGQSIMDLVQDQTKKVTKKVGREDNQTLDQYFTSVRELEQRLVQAESWAKRPKPMVDRKQPEDINDRAELTQRLRLMYEMIFLAIQTDSTRFISLVAPGGNEVVSLDGVDDGWHNLSHHGRDPDKIEMLTIIELEEMRLFAELMQKLEDSKEGGRSLLDQTAILLGSNLGNASSHNNTNLPIVAAGGHFRHGQHIAYEEGKAPPLCNLLVSYLQHVGVEADQFSSGNGTLTELPAV, encoded by the coding sequence ATGTCGAACCAACTTAGCCGTCGAACGTTTTTGCGTGCCTCTGGGATTGCGATGGGGCTGCCGCTGCTTAGCAGCATGGGGGCGACTCGATTACTGGCCAAAGACGAATCAGGTGAACAGAGCGACGTCCGTCGCATGTTGGCCATCTGTGCTCCGCTGGGGATTCACACGCCCAATCTGTTTCCCGAGAAGGCCGGCAAAGATTACGAGCTGACTCCTTACCTCAAGCCAATGGCGAGCCTGCGGGATAAGTTCTCGGTCATCTCGGGGATTATGCATCCGAACGTCGATGGTGGTCACGCGGCGGAAAAGAGCTTCCTGACTGGGGCCGCACATCCAGGGCAGCCGAGTTTTCAAAACACGATTTCGGTCGATCAACTGGCTGCCGAACAACTCGGCTACAAGACTCGCTTCGGTTCGCTGACGTTGGCCGTCGACCATAACAGTCTTTCCTACACACGCAGTGGCGTGCAGATTCCGGCAGAGAACCGTCCGTCGAAGCTTTTTGCAAAGCTCTTTCTCGAAGGATCGCAGCAGGAAAAAGAAGAGCAGATGCGCCGCATCGAAGATGGCCAGAGCATCATGGACCTGGTTCAAGACCAGACGAAGAAGGTCACCAAAAAGGTAGGCCGTGAGGACAATCAAACGCTGGACCAATACTTCACCAGCGTGCGTGAACTGGAACAGCGTCTGGTTCAAGCCGAGTCTTGGGCAAAACGGCCCAAGCCTATGGTCGACCGCAAGCAGCCCGAAGACATCAATGACCGGGCCGAACTGACTCAGCGTCTACGCTTGATGTACGAGATGATCTTCCTGGCGATTCAGACCGACTCGACACGGTTCATTTCACTCGTCGCGCCCGGCGGCAACGAGGTGGTTTCACTCGATGGTGTCGACGACGGTTGGCATAACTTGAGCCATCATGGTCGCGACCCAGACAAGATCGAAATGCTGACGATTATCGAGCTGGAAGAGATGCGGCTTTTTGCCGAGTTGATGCAAAAGCTGGAAGACTCCAAAGAGGGTGGTCGTTCGTTGTTGGATCAAACGGCCATTCTGCTCGGTTCCAATCTTGGCAACGCCTCGAGTCACAATAACACCAACTTGCCTATCGTCGCCGCCGGTGGGCATTTCCGTCACGGACAGCATATCGCTTACGAAGAAGGTAAGGCTCCACCTCTTTGCAATTTGCTGGTCAGCTACCTGCAGCACGTCGGCGTTGAAGCGGATCAGTTCTCTTCCGGTAACGGAACCCTTACGGAACTGCCAGCCGTTTAA
- a CDS encoding PVC-type heme-binding CxxCH protein, which translates to MIRTLLLAVAFVISCVTFSHANPLVYEGDSGIGKGKHIVFLAGDHEYRSEESLPALARILAKHHGFKCTVLFSIDKKSGDILPGSSYMPGTEALETADLMVIFLRFQDFPKEQMQPIVDYLERGGPVVGMRTSTHAFKIPGNSEFARFSYNYKGEDYPLGFGRQVLGETWAGHYGKNHVMSTRLDIVPDQKDHPVLRGVKNPWVQAGGYWTEPMEDSTTLAMAQPLETMKPDSPAAKDKKPCPGVWVRDYQSKSGKSGRVFTTTYGASEDLLNDGFRRMMVNGCLWAAGMEQQIKPDLNVDFVGPYQPVTFRFGGHRKEVKPAELQGWDSPILPDHSQDVKKKETAMKAPRRDKGRDASKQNVKDAKNTKLDNQRKLTDEDFSGFAIYEKTAPRPKTAEPVPTSLPLKLEKGDRVALIGNTLFERSQDFGHFEAMLQKKFPQHQLKVRHLAWSADAIDVQPRPDNFADTQQHLVHEKADVILAAFGFNESFAGPAGLAEFRQKLSQYLADLKSKSFNGETAARIVLVSPIANENIDNVPAASLNNANIQLYVDVMREVATEQNVAFANVFPTTAAEMDSPGTDLTINGVHLNEAGDQVFSAALFEQLFQEKPPEVSKTLLNTIVNKNTQFFRRFRPLNTFYYTGGRNKDYGYLDFLPAMRNFDMMVANRDQRIWALAQGKQVPAEVDDSNVPPLPMTKQSRGANQWMSAQDEKKAFDVDPRFEVNLFAGEEEFPDIVNPIQMRWDSKGRLWVSCSTTYPHVYPGNEPNDKLVILEDTDGDGKADKSTVFAENLHIPLSFEFGDGGVYVSEQPCLSFLKDTDGDDKADVHKTVLRGFGTEDSHHSLHDFTWTPDGDLIFRESIFHHSQVETPYGPVRQQNSGWFRFDPKTQRLISFGSYPSTNPWGVSFDKWGQHMASHPVFAEAHQAVDPPYPLQNDRPNGLQAYSGVCGHHIVDWSTFPNDLHDSFIKVRYKPTNRVEILKWKEGPFGFTEEYVGDLLFSRNLSFIPVDLQWGPRGALYVCDWYNPIKGHAQYSLRDERRDRHSGRIWRITAKDMPLQDPPKIADASIEELLELLKRPEYAVRFMAKRELGERDPAKVKSQLDTWVTKLDPNDSEFRHHQIEAIWTYRWIDAVGMVPTDDGTPEGDLSVAVSVLEDLLACDDHHARAAATKQLRYWYPYVPQWEQRLKAAANDENGIVRMQAAVAATYIGSKPAFTAMLDVLKHPREGHVAYAITCALMSKPMRAHWEGNPRYGIARILKQSAKDTEIKEPKPTVAQAKFDAQKDLREVKIACLEERMLFDVKHFMVKPGQPLKIVFTNPDATDHNFVIVQPGSLAEVGMAANEMAKDPTNADSDFIPREKMDLIIENTPMIGPTRAAQIAVLRFNAPKEEGIYPYVCTFPGHWVVMNGVMVVARDDASAQALMDASVPQVIKEWKMTDFADFADHPRKKDDATLVRGMTAFVKARCNQCHVVAGHGTNLGPDLTESVKKLKGKDLLQQMVDPSSQINEKFQNVQFLTIGGRVITGVIVKEDKQAYHLATNLLTPNSLTTIPKDDVEQMAPSKISPMPGGLLNTLTKEEIYDLHSYLEAGGYEMPEHLKHLHNHGNHGQAE; encoded by the coding sequence ATGATTCGCACTCTTTTATTGGCAGTTGCGTTTGTCATTTCTTGCGTTACTTTCTCTCACGCCAATCCACTCGTTTACGAAGGGGATTCGGGCATCGGCAAAGGGAAGCATATCGTCTTCCTGGCCGGCGATCATGAGTACCGCTCGGAGGAATCGCTTCCCGCATTGGCTCGAATTCTCGCTAAGCATCACGGCTTTAAATGCACCGTGCTGTTCTCGATCGACAAGAAGTCAGGCGATATCTTGCCAGGTTCCAGCTACATGCCGGGGACCGAGGCGTTGGAAACGGCTGACCTGATGGTCATCTTCCTGCGTTTCCAGGACTTTCCCAAAGAGCAGATGCAGCCGATCGTCGATTACCTGGAGCGAGGCGGTCCTGTGGTTGGCATGCGAACGTCGACTCATGCGTTCAAGATTCCAGGCAACTCGGAATTCGCTCGCTTCAGCTACAACTACAAAGGGGAAGACTACCCTCTGGGATTTGGTCGCCAGGTTCTGGGAGAAACGTGGGCTGGTCACTACGGCAAGAACCACGTGATGAGCACGCGGCTTGATATCGTTCCCGATCAGAAGGATCATCCCGTCCTGCGTGGCGTGAAGAATCCCTGGGTTCAGGCTGGTGGCTATTGGACCGAACCCATGGAAGACAGCACGACCCTGGCGATGGCCCAGCCACTGGAAACCATGAAGCCAGATTCGCCGGCCGCCAAAGATAAGAAGCCTTGCCCGGGCGTGTGGGTTCGTGATTACCAATCCAAAAGCGGCAAGTCGGGACGTGTCTTTACGACCACCTATGGAGCTTCCGAAGACCTACTCAACGACGGCTTCCGCCGGATGATGGTCAACGGCTGCCTGTGGGCAGCAGGCATGGAGCAACAGATCAAGCCGGACCTGAACGTTGATTTCGTTGGCCCTTATCAACCAGTTACGTTCCGGTTCGGTGGTCATCGTAAGGAAGTCAAGCCAGCGGAGCTTCAAGGATGGGATTCGCCGATCCTGCCGGATCATTCCCAGGACGTTAAAAAAAAAGAAACAGCGATGAAGGCCCCGCGTCGTGATAAGGGACGCGATGCCAGCAAGCAAAATGTTAAAGATGCCAAAAACACCAAGTTAGATAATCAACGGAAGCTCACCGACGAAGACTTCTCGGGGTTCGCCATCTATGAGAAAACGGCCCCCCGACCCAAAACCGCCGAACCAGTTCCTACGTCCCTTCCATTGAAACTGGAGAAGGGAGATCGCGTTGCTCTCATCGGGAACACACTGTTTGAGCGTTCGCAAGATTTTGGCCACTTCGAAGCGATGTTGCAGAAGAAGTTTCCGCAGCATCAATTGAAGGTGCGTCACCTGGCTTGGTCGGCCGACGCCATCGACGTTCAACCGCGGCCAGATAACTTTGCCGACACGCAGCAGCACCTGGTTCACGAGAAAGCGGATGTCATCCTGGCGGCGTTTGGTTTCAATGAATCCTTTGCCGGACCAGCTGGCTTGGCTGAGTTCCGACAAAAGCTGTCGCAGTACCTGGCTGATCTCAAGTCGAAGTCATTCAACGGCGAGACTGCCGCACGAATCGTTTTGGTTTCGCCGATCGCCAACGAGAACATCGACAATGTGCCTGCCGCCTCGCTGAACAACGCTAACATTCAGCTTTATGTCGATGTCATGCGTGAAGTTGCCACCGAGCAGAACGTGGCATTCGCGAATGTCTTTCCGACGACGGCAGCCGAAATGGATAGTCCAGGTACCGATCTGACGATCAACGGCGTGCACTTGAACGAAGCAGGCGATCAGGTCTTTTCCGCGGCACTATTCGAGCAACTATTCCAAGAGAAGCCACCGGAAGTCAGCAAGACGCTGCTCAACACGATTGTTAATAAGAACACCCAATTCTTCCGCCGCTTTCGTCCGCTGAACACGTTCTATTACACCGGTGGTCGCAACAAGGACTACGGCTACCTCGACTTTCTGCCAGCGATGCGCAACTTCGACATGATGGTTGCCAATCGCGATCAGCGCATCTGGGCTCTCGCTCAAGGGAAGCAAGTGCCTGCGGAGGTTGATGACTCAAATGTCCCACCATTGCCGATGACCAAGCAGAGTCGCGGTGCGAACCAATGGATGTCGGCGCAGGACGAAAAGAAGGCGTTTGACGTCGATCCTCGTTTCGAGGTCAATCTGTTTGCTGGGGAAGAGGAATTTCCCGATATCGTGAATCCGATCCAAATGCGGTGGGATTCCAAGGGACGTCTGTGGGTCAGTTGCTCGACTACCTACCCTCACGTTTATCCAGGTAACGAGCCCAACGATAAGTTGGTCATCCTGGAAGACACCGACGGCGACGGCAAGGCAGACAAGTCAACTGTTTTCGCTGAGAACCTGCACATTCCTCTTTCCTTCGAGTTTGGCGATGGTGGGGTCTACGTTTCCGAGCAACCGTGCCTGTCCTTCCTGAAAGATACCGATGGGGACGACAAGGCAGACGTCCACAAGACCGTCCTTCGCGGCTTTGGCACCGAGGATTCGCATCACTCGCTGCACGACTTTACCTGGACGCCGGATGGTGACTTGATCTTCCGCGAATCGATTTTTCATCACTCGCAAGTTGAGACACCCTACGGCCCGGTGCGGCAGCAGAACAGTGGCTGGTTCCGCTTCGATCCGAAGACGCAGCGTTTGATCAGTTTCGGATCGTATCCCAGTACGAACCCTTGGGGCGTGTCGTTCGACAAGTGGGGCCAGCACATGGCCAGTCATCCGGTTTTTGCCGAAGCCCATCAAGCGGTTGATCCGCCTTATCCGCTGCAAAACGATCGCCCGAACGGACTGCAAGCTTACTCGGGTGTTTGTGGTCACCACATCGTCGATTGGTCGACATTCCCGAATGACCTGCACGACAGCTTTATCAAGGTTCGCTACAAGCCGACCAATCGTGTCGAGATCTTGAAGTGGAAAGAAGGTCCCTTCGGTTTCACCGAGGAATACGTTGGCGATTTGTTGTTCTCGCGGAACCTCAGTTTCATTCCGGTCGACCTGCAATGGGGGCCTCGTGGCGCACTCTACGTTTGCGATTGGTACAACCCTATCAAAGGACACGCGCAGTATTCTTTGCGTGACGAACGTCGCGATCGCCACTCCGGTCGTATCTGGCGAATTACGGCCAAGGATATGCCCCTTCAAGATCCACCCAAGATCGCAGACGCTTCCATTGAGGAGTTGCTCGAACTTCTCAAACGACCTGAATACGCCGTACGCTTCATGGCCAAGCGAGAACTCGGCGAGCGTGACCCTGCGAAGGTGAAAAGCCAGCTTGATACCTGGGTGACGAAGCTCGATCCCAATGATTCCGAGTTCCGCCATCATCAGATCGAAGCGATCTGGACCTATCGCTGGATCGATGCGGTCGGCATGGTACCGACCGATGATGGAACCCCTGAGGGAGACCTTTCGGTGGCGGTTAGCGTGCTTGAAGATCTCTTGGCATGTGACGATCATCATGCCCGAGCCGCCGCGACCAAGCAGCTGCGCTACTGGTATCCCTATGTACCGCAGTGGGAGCAGCGTCTCAAGGCGGCAGCCAACGACGAGAATGGGATCGTCCGCATGCAAGCCGCGGTCGCCGCGACTTACATTGGAAGCAAGCCGGCGTTTACCGCGATGTTGGATGTCCTGAAGCATCCACGTGAAGGGCACGTGGCCTACGCGATCACGTGTGCCTTGATGTCCAAGCCAATGCGGGCTCACTGGGAAGGTAATCCTCGGTACGGGATTGCTCGTATCCTTAAGCAGTCCGCGAAGGATACCGAGATCAAAGAGCCGAAGCCAACCGTTGCCCAAGCCAAGTTCGACGCCCAGAAAGATCTTCGCGAAGTGAAGATTGCCTGTCTGGAAGAGCGAATGCTGTTCGACGTCAAGCACTTCATGGTCAAGCCTGGTCAGCCGCTGAAGATCGTTTTTACGAACCCTGATGCGACTGACCACAACTTCGTGATCGTGCAGCCCGGCTCCCTAGCCGAGGTGGGTATGGCAGCGAACGAGATGGCGAAGGATCCGACCAACGCCGACTCAGACTTCATCCCTCGAGAGAAGATGGATCTGATCATCGAGAACACTCCCATGATCGGTCCAACCCGGGCCGCGCAAATCGCTGTGCTCCGATTCAATGCTCCCAAAGAGGAAGGCATCTATCCTTACGTTTGCACCTTCCCAGGTCACTGGGTGGTCATGAACGGCGTGATGGTCGTCGCACGAGATGACGCCAGTGCCCAGGCCCTTATGGATGCGAGCGTTCCTCAGGTGATCAAAGAATGGAAAATGACGGACTTCGCTGATTTTGCGGACCATCCTCGGAAGAAAGACGATGCGACGCTCGTTCGAGGGATGACCGCTTTCGTGAAAGCCCGCTGTAACCAATGTCATGTCGTGGCCGGTCATGGAACCAACCTGGGTCCTGATCTGACCGAGTCGGTTAAGAAGCTGAAGGGTAAA